From Thermoanaerobaculia bacterium, the proteins below share one genomic window:
- the lpdA gene encoding dihydrolipoyl dehydrogenase, translating to MNNSLSFDVVIIGAGPGGYVAAIRAAQLGMNTAVVERSSSLGGTCLNVGCIPSKALLESSEHYARTLHHLGTHGITVKETFLDLSTTMSRKDAIVKDLTDGIAVLMKKNKITVFHGEGTLLGSGRVSVQITDEGEKVLAAKHVVLAMGSIPVELPFLPFDGNRIVNSTDALSFSSIPRHLVVIGAGAVGLELGSVWKRLGADVTVLELLPVITPFADRLASKTLEKALRGQGLDIRLNTKVTSAEIKKRSVTLVYETSDGKAETISADKVLVSVGRKAAIEGTGLAGAGVAMEDGKIKIDENFQTSVEGVYAIGDIVRGPMLAHKASDEGIALMDRLAGKPGHIQYDLIPNVVYTNPELAQVGKTEEELKEQKIPYNSGRFFFAGNGRAKCLGEEEGMIKLLAHKETDRLLGAHIVGPRASELIHELAMVMAFEGSAEDIALTVHAHPTLSEALREAALAVSGRAIHR from the coding sequence ATGAATAACTCACTCTCCTTCGATGTTGTAATCATTGGGGCCGGACCGGGAGGCTATGTTGCCGCCATCCGCGCCGCACAGCTTGGGATGAATACAGCTGTTGTGGAACGGTCTTCCAGTCTTGGAGGCACGTGTCTGAACGTCGGATGCATTCCCTCCAAAGCCCTCCTGGAATCATCAGAGCACTACGCACGAACCCTACATCACCTGGGAACGCACGGCATTACCGTGAAGGAAACCTTCCTCGACCTCTCCACCACGATGTCCCGCAAGGATGCCATTGTAAAAGACCTGACGGACGGGATTGCCGTTCTCATGAAAAAGAACAAAATCACCGTATTTCATGGGGAAGGAACACTCCTGGGCTCCGGCCGTGTTTCCGTTCAGATTACGGACGAAGGGGAAAAGGTCCTTGCGGCAAAGCACGTGGTACTCGCCATGGGATCAATTCCCGTAGAGCTCCCCTTTCTTCCCTTTGACGGAAACCGGATCGTCAATTCGACGGATGCTCTCTCTTTCAGCAGCATACCCCGCCATCTCGTGGTCATTGGTGCGGGGGCCGTTGGACTGGAGCTTGGAAGCGTATGGAAGCGACTGGGAGCCGATGTGACGGTTCTGGAACTTTTACCTGTGATCACGCCCTTTGCCGACCGTCTGGCATCCAAAACTCTCGAAAAGGCCCTGCGGGGGCAGGGTCTGGACATCCGCCTCAACACGAAGGTCACCTCGGCGGAGATCAAGAAGCGCTCCGTGACGCTCGTTTATGAAACTTCAGACGGAAAGGCCGAAACGATTTCAGCGGACAAGGTTCTGGTCTCCGTGGGACGAAAAGCGGCCATCGAAGGAACCGGCCTTGCCGGCGCCGGTGTTGCAATGGAAGACGGAAAGATCAAGATCGATGAGAATTTTCAAACCTCCGTGGAGGGTGTTTATGCCATTGGAGACATCGTTCGAGGCCCCATGCTCGCCCACAAGGCTTCGGATGAAGGGATTGCCCTCATGGATCGTCTGGCCGGCAAACCGGGACATATTCAATACGATCTCATCCCTAACGTCGTGTACACAAACCCGGAGCTTGCCCAGGTGGGTAAGACAGAGGAAGAACTAAAGGAACAAAAGATTCCTTACAATTCCGGACGTTTCTTTTTTGCTGGAAACGGGCGTGCGAAGTGCCTGGGTGAAGAAGAAGGGATGATTAAACTGCTGGCCCACAAGGAGACCGACCGTCTCCTGGGCGCCCACATCGTGGGCCCGAGGGCTTCCGAACTGATCCATGAACTTGCCATGGTGATGGCCTTCGAGGGGAGTGCCGAAGATATTGCCCTGACTGTTCATGCCCATCCCACGCTGTCTGAGGCTCTTCGGGAGGCGGCCCTGGCGGTTTCAGGCCGGGCAATTCACCGGTAA
- a CDS encoding helix-turn-helix transcriptional regulator — MAIIVNLDVVLAQRKMKLSELSDRVGITLANLSILKQGKARAVRFSTLGALCRELKCQPGDLLEYNEREAENTDSDE, encoded by the coding sequence ATGGCCATAATTGTCAATCTGGATGTCGTGCTCGCTCAAAGGAAAATGAAGCTCTCCGAGCTCTCCGATCGTGTGGGGATCACTCTGGCCAATCTCTCAATCTTAAAGCAGGGGAAGGCCCGGGCCGTTCGTTTTTCCACCCTGGGTGCTCTCTGCCGGGAACTTAAATGCCAGCCCGGCGACCTTCTGGAGTACAATGAGCGGGAGGCCGAAAACACGGATTCGGATGAATGA
- a CDS encoding YdeI/OmpD-associated family protein, whose protein sequence is MSLPENSLHCPDRGSWRTWLTRHHASEREIWLVCFKKHTNHPTISYEDSVEEALAFGWIDSIVRRVDDDRYLRKFTPRREGSQWSPTNRRRARRVLNQGGFTQAGLRHVEPWIHKPEPQAHVEPCRREVTTPDWIADALKSHPPAWEHFTRLASSHRRTYILWITSAVREETKRRRLSEAVERLTRGETLGLK, encoded by the coding sequence ATGTCCCTTCCCGAGAACTCTCTTCATTGCCCCGATCGGGGATCCTGGAGAACCTGGTTGACCCGTCACCATGCCTCCGAGAGGGAGATCTGGCTGGTCTGCTTTAAAAAACATACGAATCACCCGACCATTTCCTACGAAGATTCCGTGGAAGAAGCCCTCGCCTTCGGCTGGATCGATTCAATTGTCCGCAGGGTGGATGATGATCGATACCTGCGGAAATTCACTCCTCGCAGAGAAGGGAGTCAATGGAGCCCCACCAACCGCCGAAGGGCCCGGCGGGTACTGAATCAGGGGGGATTCACACAGGCCGGCCTGCGACATGTGGAGCCCTGGATTCACAAACCGGAACCGCAGGCTCACGTTGAACCTTGCCGAAGGGAGGTTACCACACCGGACTGGATTGCCGATGCTCTGAAGTCCCATCCGCCGGCATGGGAGCACTTTACCCGGCTCGCGTCCTCCCATCGCCGCACCTATATTCTCTGGATCACATCGGCAGTGCGAGAAGAGACGAAGCGCCGACGCCTCTCGGAAGCGGTTGAACGCCTGACCCGGGGAGAGACCCTGGGACTCAAGTAG
- a CDS encoding acyl-CoA thioesterase, producing MNLPIRDTMVELVRFVFPRHANIRGSLYGGQMMYWIVEAGMLAASRIAHGPVVLASMESLDFIEPVGIADALTFRAFVEYVGTSSLEVAVFTEVKHTTDPEGEGRLATSAYFTFVATDESGKPREVLRKIAPSDPYEIRVQNAATARRKQRTDRIAQREMKVRDIHVHKEMKHGVDYVRLVLPDDTVIADTLFAGKLLFDLDQAASILALRFARGGVVTASVDAMDFYAPIFVGNALHIKVAVNHISKSSMEIGAKILGEDIARGTLSHCASAYLTFVHVDENGRALPLPERFEPESEAEKEHWQEAEARRELRLTRRKQREKTSS from the coding sequence ATGAATCTTCCCATTCGTGACACGATGGTAGAACTGGTCCGATTTGTCTTTCCCCGTCACGCCAATATTCGCGGTTCTCTCTACGGGGGACAGATGATGTACTGGATTGTGGAGGCAGGTATGCTGGCGGCCAGCCGGATCGCTCATGGTCCCGTCGTTCTGGCCTCCATGGAAAGCCTTGATTTTATCGAACCGGTGGGGATTGCCGATGCCCTGACCTTTCGGGCGTTCGTAGAATATGTCGGAACCTCGAGCCTCGAAGTGGCAGTCTTTACGGAGGTGAAGCACACAACGGACCCGGAAGGGGAGGGCCGGCTGGCCACATCGGCCTATTTTACCTTTGTCGCCACAGATGAATCGGGAAAGCCCCGGGAAGTTCTGCGAAAAATTGCTCCCTCAGATCCGTATGAGATCCGGGTTCAGAATGCGGCCACTGCCCGCAGAAAACAGCGTACCGATCGAATCGCACAGCGGGAAATGAAGGTCCGGGACATCCATGTCCATAAGGAAATGAAGCATGGCGTGGATTACGTGCGTCTTGTCCTTCCCGATGATACGGTCATCGCGGACACCCTCTTTGCCGGAAAGCTCCTCTTCGACCTGGACCAGGCCGCTTCAATCCTGGCTCTGCGCTTCGCCCGGGGAGGGGTCGTGACGGCATCCGTAGACGCCATGGATTTCTATGCTCCCATCTTTGTCGGGAACGCTCTCCATATCAAGGTGGCGGTAAACCATATTTCAAAGTCGTCGATGGAAATCGGAGCGAAGATTCTGGGGGAAGATATTGCACGGGGTACCCTATCCCACTGCGCCAGCGCCTATTTGACTTTCGTCCATGTCGATGAAAATGGAAGAGCTCTTCCCCTTCCCGAGCGCTTTGAACCTGAGTCCGAGGCGGAAAAAGAGCACTGGCAGGAGGCAGAGGCCCGCCGTGAACTGCGCCTCACACGAAGGAAACAGAGAGAAAAGACTTCTTCCTGA
- a CDS encoding DUF2975 domain-containing protein, translated as MITSDRLSTVVFIQWGLTLFYYFIMVVCILVFWGVLAAMFKPEIAKVGLGHDFGLTYRMVSPDLDPFLEVKEVHPAITDVKITPLIDVEFRPAKRWVILVYGMFLMATLLIGLWIVALLRNFMGSVREGTPFLQINANRIRWVGWLIIVYQIINFSVGVSILWLFRQPLSLARASLQADFLPLIDRLQGSIKIIFVGAIILVIAKVFQVGVRLREEQDLTV; from the coding sequence ATGATCACATCGGATCGTTTGTCGACAGTGGTTTTTATTCAATGGGGCCTTACTCTGTTCTACTACTTCATCATGGTGGTCTGTATCCTGGTTTTCTGGGGTGTTCTGGCGGCCATGTTTAAGCCGGAAATCGCAAAAGTCGGCCTTGGCCACGACTTTGGACTGACCTACCGGATGGTCTCCCCGGACCTTGACCCATTTCTTGAGGTAAAGGAAGTTCATCCGGCCATTACGGATGTCAAAATAACCCCGCTCATCGATGTGGAGTTTCGGCCGGCAAAACGCTGGGTCATTCTAGTCTATGGCATGTTTCTGATGGCCACCCTGCTCATTGGGCTCTGGATTGTAGCCCTTCTCAGAAATTTTATGGGTTCCGTCCGGGAGGGGACTCCGTTTCTTCAGATAAATGCGAACAGGATTCGATGGGTGGGCTGGCTGATTATTGTCTATCAGATCATAAACTTTTCAGTCGGCGTATCGATTCTGTGGCTTTTCCGTCAGCCCCTGTCCCTGGCACGGGCCTCGCTTCAGGCGGATTTTCTGCCGCTGATCGACCGTTTGCAAGGCTCGATCAAAATCATATTCGTCGGGGCCATTATTCTGGTTATCGCCAAGGTATTTCAGGTCGGGGTCAGGCTCCGGGAAGAGCAGGACCTGACGGTATAG
- a CDS encoding ABC transporter ATP-binding protein — MENVLEIQNLRKEYEGFTLSDVSFSIPKGYIMGLIGPNGAGKTTIIKLILNLILRDAGEIQIFGRDNRADEISIKDRIGFVHDAPIFYDYLSLQKIASIIRPFYSRWDDEIFTRLSGEFELSLKKKFKDLSRGMKMKFALVLAFSHHADFIIMDEPTSGLDPVFRRELLERLSEMLQDEEKSILFSTHITSDLERIADYITFIKDGKIVFSTSKDEILDQWGVVRGGNDQLNPEVQSLLQGCRVGEFGFEGITSDAASARRLLNDRAVVERATLDDIMFFIVKGKDGDHGCP, encoded by the coding sequence ATGGAAAATGTGCTTGAAATTCAGAATCTCAGAAAGGAATATGAGGGATTTACCCTCAGCGATGTCTCCTTCTCCATCCCGAAGGGATATATCATGGGTCTTATCGGTCCCAACGGAGCGGGAAAGACAACGATCATCAAACTCATTCTGAACCTTATCCTTCGGGACGCCGGTGAAATTCAAATTTTTGGAAGGGACAATCGAGCCGACGAGATCTCGATCAAGGATCGCATCGGATTTGTCCATGATGCTCCCATATTCTACGACTACCTTTCGCTTCAGAAGATTGCTTCGATTATTCGTCCGTTTTATTCCCGATGGGATGATGAGATCTTTACTCGATTGAGTGGAGAATTTGAACTTTCCCTGAAAAAAAAGTTCAAGGACCTTTCGCGTGGGATGAAAATGAAGTTTGCCCTTGTCCTTGCCTTTTCCCATCATGCCGATTTCATTATCATGGATGAACCAACTTCGGGGCTCGATCCTGTCTTTCGGCGGGAACTTCTGGAGCGGCTTTCCGAGATGCTGCAGGATGAAGAGAAATCGATCCTCTTTTCCACTCACATCACCTCCGACCTGGAACGGATTGCGGATTACATTACCTTTATCAAAGATGGAAAGATTGTATTTTCCACCTCAAAGGATGAAATTCTGGATCAATGGGGGGTTGTCCGGGGGGGGAACGATCAGCTGAATCCTGAGGTTCAATCCCTTCTCCAGGGATGTCGGGTGGGTGAGTTCGGATTTGAGGGAATCACGTCCGATGCGGCATCCGCCCGACGTTTGCTCAACGATCGCGCCGTGGTTGAAAGGGCGACGCTGGATGACATCATGTTTTTTATTGTCAAAGGAAAGGACGGAGATCATGGGTGCCCCTGA
- a CDS encoding ABC transporter ATP-binding protein, protein MEFALEVNGLRKKYGTFSLKNVTFALPRGYIMGLIGPNGAGKTTIIKLIMNLIRREGGDIRLFGMDTVEREAEIKARIGFVYDVPAFYQDITLREISLAIAPFYVKWDDALFCNLVERFELPLAKKFKKLSQGMKTKFALTLALSHDADLILMDEPTTGLDPVFRRDLLGQLRSIMEDEGKSILFSTHITRDLERIADYITLIQDGAVLFSSPTDDILSHWAVVKGSEELLPVDRISSIEGVRRGTYGTEMLISDVEAERGHLPEGVVIERASLEEIMVFKKGEQRHAS, encoded by the coding sequence ATGGAATTTGCACTTGAAGTGAACGGGCTGCGGAAAAAGTACGGAACGTTTTCATTGAAAAATGTCACCTTCGCCCTTCCCAGAGGATACATCATGGGGCTGATCGGACCGAACGGCGCGGGAAAGACAACGATCATCAAACTCATCATGAACCTGATCCGCCGGGAGGGCGGGGATATCCGTCTCTTTGGTATGGATACTGTGGAGCGCGAGGCCGAGATCAAAGCCCGGATCGGTTTTGTCTACGATGTCCCTGCCTTTTACCAGGATATCACCCTCCGTGAGATTTCCCTTGCCATCGCTCCTTTCTACGTGAAGTGGGACGATGCGCTCTTTTGTAACCTTGTTGAGCGTTTTGAACTTCCCCTTGCGAAGAAGTTCAAGAAGCTTTCCCAGGGCATGAAGACAAAGTTTGCTTTGACCCTGGCTCTTTCCCACGACGCGGATCTGATTCTTATGGACGAGCCCACGACGGGTCTCGATCCGGTTTTCCGAAGGGATCTTCTCGGTCAACTCAGGTCCATCATGGAAGACGAAGGGAAGTCCATTCTCTTCTCGACCCATATCACCCGGGATCTGGAAAGAATCGCCGACTACATCACCCTGATTCAGGATGGTGCCGTACTCTTCTCCTCTCCGACGGATGACATTCTGAGTCACTGGGCTGTGGTGAAGGGATCGGAGGAACTTCTTCCTGTGGACCGTATTTCTTCCATTGAAGGTGTGCGAAGAGGAACCTATGGCACGGAAATGCTGATTTCCGACGTGGAGGCGGAACGAGGCCACTTACCCGAAGGTGTCGTGATCGAACGTGCCTCGCTGGAGGAAATTATGGTCTTCAAGAAGGGAGAACAGCGCCATGCTTCGTAA
- a CDS encoding ABC-2 transporter permease: MISALLHKDFAVSRGFLWIILPFYLLYAAIFFKVAGVYLLVNMAFTLFLSVGVILIDDRYDADLYLLSLPGKRDMLVRARYLSSILVTLAGLLTCLLYGLLLDLIIEKEKMNFDPVASLEGMVAFLVVLLLFLSIFYPLYFRLGPWRALAAMSTLLIILFASVSVILYLGGWVAGKAGFTVPAYFFKDPAMALVVWIARGMEKLGVPLFLAITGLCTLAVVWISIHVSVRLYEKREF; the protein is encoded by the coding sequence GTGATCTCCGCCCTTCTCCATAAAGACTTTGCCGTTTCCCGTGGTTTCCTGTGGATCATCCTGCCCTTCTACCTGCTCTATGCGGCGATCTTTTTCAAAGTTGCCGGGGTCTATCTTCTGGTCAACATGGCCTTCACGCTCTTTCTTTCCGTGGGAGTCATTCTGATCGATGATCGATACGATGCCGATCTCTATCTGCTCAGTCTTCCCGGAAAGCGGGACATGCTGGTCCGAGCCCGCTATCTCTCTTCCATCCTGGTAACGCTTGCGGGCCTTCTGACCTGCCTTCTCTATGGTCTTCTTCTCGACCTGATCATCGAAAAGGAGAAGATGAACTTTGATCCCGTTGCTTCGCTGGAGGGCATGGTGGCCTTTCTCGTGGTTCTTCTCCTCTTCCTGTCGATCTTCTATCCCCTCTATTTCCGGCTGGGTCCATGGAGGGCTCTGGCTGCCATGTCCACCCTTCTCATTATCCTTTTCGCTTCCGTGTCCGTCATTCTCTATCTTGGGGGATGGGTCGCGGGAAAGGCGGGATTTACTGTTCCTGCATATTTTTTCAAAGATCCTGCGATGGCTCTGGTCGTCTGGATCGCCCGGGGAATGGAGAAGCTCGGCGTACCCCTCTTCCTCGCCATCACGGGATTGTGCACCCTCGCCGTGGTCTGGATCTCCATCCATGTCTCGGTGCGATTGTATGAGAAGAGAGAATTTTAA
- a CDS encoding GntR family transcriptional regulator — MKIIIANASPDPIYEQIARQIKSQIISGELEEGEPLPSIRKLARELQISVITTKRAYEELEREGFIDTVGGKGTFVASQNREFLREKKMKLVEEKLAEAVGEARVLGIELPDLVEMLELLYGEEE; from the coding sequence ATGAAGATCATTATCGCCAATGCCTCGCCCGATCCCATCTACGAGCAGATCGCCCGCCAGATCAAAAGCCAGATCATCTCCGGTGAGCTCGAAGAGGGCGAACCTCTCCCCTCCATTCGGAAGCTGGCCCGGGAGCTTCAAATCAGCGTGATCACGACCAAGCGGGCCTATGAGGAGCTGGAGAGAGAAGGCTTCATCGACACGGTGGGAGGAAAGGGAACCTTCGTGGCCTCCCAGAATCGTGAGTTTCTGAGAGAGAAAAAGATGAAGCTCGTGGAGGAGAAGCTGGCTGAAGCGGTGGGTGAGGCTCGCGTGTTGGGAATCGAACTTCCCGATCTCGTGGAGATGCTGGAACTCCTTTACGGGGAGGAGGAATAA
- a CDS encoding adenylate/guanylate cyclase domain-containing protein has translation MEMRPSRKLAAIMFTDLVGYSSLTEKDESKSMVLLEEHRAIVRSALNEFRGREIRTMGDGFLVEFGSSVDAVECAVAIQTRLHDRNREEKLENRIILRIGIHAGDVIYQGDDLHGTTVNVAARIEPLAPPAGIVITKQVRDQITKILNLPMDSLGLQKLKNIETPIELYSITLPWLVEPSRSGPGTRMEPSVSRRQARRVYRGIVLLAIAGMIVVVILAFLFSKRSSFFSPAPSPPETRDHSVWTDSIAVLPFENFTPDPDDDYFTDGMTEELIDALTRVRGLKVCARTSVFVFKNRDIDIRTIGRKLGVSMILEGSVREAEDTLKISVQLIQASDGFHVWSDTFTMKRDNVFTIQESIAGNVVRNMKIHMKSKEDFPVLAPSTLNPQAYHLFLKGRYYWNLRTEEDILQAQDLFEQALDEDPTYALPYLGLAETYVVLPSIGGLSGDEAYPKAEMYARKALDLDPTLGEAHAALGVVQSDWNWDWDEATRQFEQAARLKPGYATLHQWYASHLISTNKLDGALREARLAFDLDPLSPVIHSMLAEAYHYRREYGMAERAFREIVKQDPNFIGTHMTLGLVLMHQQRYEEALAEVGLEKDYTPYWSAFKDTIRAYIYTSMGERKQAHDILDTLIKEYDSSEISYPSLIALLYAALGEKDEAIQWLDRSFSEKDLYVTWIYLEPAFDPLRTDPRYLRIFKRVGLDVKD, from the coding sequence ATGGAAATGAGACCCTCACGGAAACTGGCCGCCATCATGTTTACCGACCTGGTAGGGTATTCTTCTCTCACCGAGAAGGATGAATCGAAGTCCATGGTGCTCCTGGAGGAGCATCGTGCGATTGTCAGATCCGCTCTGAATGAATTTCGGGGCCGTGAAATCCGCACCATGGGGGACGGATTTCTGGTTGAATTCGGGAGTTCTGTGGACGCCGTGGAGTGTGCGGTGGCGATTCAGACCCGACTCCATGATCGAAATCGTGAAGAGAAATTGGAAAACAGGATCATATTGCGGATCGGGATCCACGCGGGAGATGTGATCTACCAGGGTGACGATCTCCACGGCACCACGGTCAATGTCGCGGCCCGCATCGAACCCCTCGCTCCCCCGGCAGGCATAGTGATCACGAAGCAGGTCCGCGATCAGATTACAAAAATTCTTAACCTCCCGATGGACTCCCTGGGCCTTCAAAAACTCAAAAACATCGAGACGCCCATCGAACTCTATTCAATTACCCTTCCCTGGCTTGTGGAACCATCGCGATCGGGACCCGGTACCAGGATGGAACCATCGGTCTCCCGGAGACAGGCAAGAAGAGTCTACCGGGGGATCGTTCTCCTTGCCATTGCGGGCATGATCGTAGTTGTCATCCTGGCCTTCCTGTTCAGCAAACGTTCCTCTTTCTTCTCCCCTGCCCCCTCTCCCCCGGAGACCCGCGACCATTCCGTGTGGACCGACTCGATTGCAGTTCTTCCCTTTGAAAACTTCACACCTGATCCTGACGACGACTACTTCACCGATGGAATGACGGAGGAGCTGATCGACGCACTGACAAGGGTTCGGGGTTTGAAAGTCTGCGCCCGTACCTCCGTTTTCGTGTTTAAGAATCGTGACATCGATATTCGTACGATTGGACGCAAGCTGGGTGTTTCCATGATTCTGGAGGGGAGCGTCCGGGAGGCAGAAGACACCCTGAAGATTTCTGTCCAGCTTATTCAGGCGTCCGATGGATTCCATGTGTGGTCGGATACCTTCACGATGAAAAGGGATAACGTCTTTACGATCCAGGAATCGATTGCGGGAAACGTGGTCCGCAACATGAAAATTCACATGAAAAGCAAGGAGGATTTCCCGGTCCTTGCACCGTCCACCTTGAACCCCCAGGCCTACCACCTCTTTCTGAAGGGACGGTATTACTGGAATCTCAGAACGGAAGAGGACATCCTGCAGGCACAGGATCTGTTCGAACAGGCCCTCGATGAAGATCCTACCTACGCCCTGCCCTACCTGGGGCTGGCCGAAACCTATGTCGTCCTTCCCAGCATTGGTGGCCTGTCCGGGGACGAAGCCTATCCAAAAGCTGAGATGTACGCAAGGAAAGCTCTTGATCTCGATCCCACTCTGGGCGAAGCCCACGCAGCTCTGGGTGTGGTCCAGTCCGATTGGAACTGGGACTGGGATGAAGCCACCCGGCAATTTGAGCAGGCGGCACGGCTGAAGCCGGGGTACGCGACCCTCCATCAATGGTACGCATCCCACCTGATCAGCACGAATAAATTGGATGGCGCTCTGAGGGAAGCCAGGCTGGCGTTTGATCTGGACCCCCTTTCCCCCGTGATCCATTCCATGCTCGCCGAGGCGTATCACTATCGGCGGGAATACGGGATGGCGGAGCGCGCGTTCCGCGAGATTGTCAAACAGGATCCGAACTTCATTGGCACCCACATGACCCTGGGTCTCGTACTTATGCACCAGCAACGGTACGAAGAAGCCCTTGCGGAAGTCGGCCTCGAAAAAGATTACACACCCTACTGGAGTGCCTTTAAAGATACGATCCGTGCATATATTTACACATCCATGGGAGAGCGTAAACAGGCGCACGACATTCTTGATACCCTAATAAAAGAGTATGACTCTTCTGAAATTTCCTATCCCTCCCTGATCGCCCTTCTATATGCGGCTCTCGGAGAGAAGGATGAAGCCATCCAATGGCTTGACCGGTCCTTTTCCGAGAAGGATCTTTACGTGACCTGGATCTATCTGGAACCGGCCTTCGACCCGCTACGGACCGATCCCCGATACCTGCGAATTTTCAAGCGGGTCGGCCTGGATGTAAAAGACTGA
- a CDS encoding ABC-2 transporter permease, protein MLRKILLYEYRMNRTNLFINGGLYLFYFAGLSFFDMSATLYVSICGLMSTMLPVTCLTREDKFGAGSLIVSLPITRRTIWNHRYAAAWISAGIMMTLALAIGWLNPWARVDLSGALTLPGILLALGSLAAFLALLMPFLVRYGFKGLFFSLIGAQLVSVLLFLLTIMPGTRRYVGGGVDGIVHMARSMRAMSDDPAYLLSMGFIILGLILVTYVMSGWLYARREL, encoded by the coding sequence ATGCTTCGTAAGATCCTGCTCTATGAATATCGCATGAACCGGACAAATCTGTTTATTAATGGAGGGCTTTATCTCTTCTATTTCGCAGGGCTATCCTTTTTTGACATGTCGGCCACGCTCTATGTATCCATCTGCGGTCTCATGTCCACCATGCTCCCCGTTACATGCCTCACGAGAGAGGATAAGTTCGGGGCCGGCAGCCTCATCGTCAGCCTTCCGATCACGCGGCGCACCATCTGGAACCACAGGTATGCGGCCGCCTGGATCTCGGCGGGTATCATGATGACCCTGGCCCTGGCCATCGGATGGCTGAACCCATGGGCCCGCGTGGATCTGAGCGGCGCCCTGACTCTGCCGGGCATCCTCCTGGCCCTGGGTTCACTGGCTGCCTTCCTGGCTCTGCTGATGCCCTTTCTGGTCCGATACGGATTCAAGGGACTCTTCTTTTCCCTTATTGGGGCCCAGTTGGTCTCCGTTCTTCTCTTTCTCCTCACGATCATGCCGGGTACTCGACGATATGTGGGGGGAGGCGTGGATGGAATCGTTCACATGGCTCGATCCATGCGAGCCATGAGTGATGATCCCGCCTATCTTCTCTCCATGGGATTCATCATTCTCGGTCTGATCCTCGTCACCTATGTCATGTCCGGCTGGCTCTATGCCCGCAGGGAACTCTAA
- a CDS encoding ABC-2 transporter permease translates to MNAWNLVRKDLILILNSHATWWILGTYWIILAVFKAPFQTKGLPEVANILVAFVVTAVLGAIGEAAEVRHRTEILYLSLPIRRRTMVLGGILSTVMVIILGVFYTFIATALIDRLAPSGLLVGAGVMRWQEMLFVFAMVLFAALSSAPLHYRYGSLSQKKLLNLFVISTVMLICFGAIPWLLDHLFGVTPSLADFRTYGPFAPAVLAIEVFGQGRALFIICLAGLAMVGASLALSIHFFERRDL, encoded by the coding sequence ATGAACGCATGGAATCTTGTTCGGAAAGATCTGATTCTAATTCTGAATAGCCATGCAACCTGGTGGATCCTCGGCACCTACTGGATTATCCTGGCTGTGTTTAAGGCCCCCTTTCAGACAAAGGGACTTCCCGAAGTGGCCAATATCCTCGTGGCCTTCGTCGTGACGGCGGTTCTGGGTGCGATAGGAGAAGCGGCTGAGGTTCGGCATCGGACCGAGATTCTCTACCTGAGCCTTCCCATTCGGCGCAGAACGATGGTTCTGGGAGGAATCCTGTCCACCGTCATGGTAATCATACTGGGCGTGTTCTACACCTTCATCGCCACTGCCCTGATCGATCGTCTTGCTCCGTCCGGGCTTCTTGTGGGAGCCGGCGTGATGCGGTGGCAGGAAATGCTGTTTGTTTTCGCCATGGTCCTCTTTGCGGCCCTTTCCAGTGCCCCTCTCCATTACCGCTATGGTTCCCTTTCTCAGAAAAAGCTTCTCAACTTATTTGTCATCTCGACGGTTATGCTCATCTGCTTTGGCGCCATCCCCTGGTTGTTGGACCATCTCTTCGGTGTCACCCCCTCGCTGGCGGACTTCCGGACCTATGGGCCCTTCGCCCCTGCAGTTCTGGCCATCGAGGTTTTCGGACAGGGGAGAGCTCTCTTCATTATTTGTCTTGCCGGGCTGGCAATGGTGGGAGCTTCCCTTGCCCTTTCCATCCATTTCTTTGAAAGGAGAGACCTGTGA